The following coding sequences lie in one Rhizobium sp. ZPR4 genomic window:
- a CDS encoding ABC transporter permease, producing the protein MAENSSNAGSVHASKGSAGKGASRSPFRQTMSALLHDKLALAGLIIVSIFVVTALFAPLLAPQNPYDLSQLDILDGRLPPGSHSTSGMLYLIGTDDQGRDLMSAILYGLRTSLLVGISSAAVALVIGASIGLVSAYVGGRLDAFLMRVVDIQLSFPAILIALIFLAILGQGVDKIILALIVTQWAYYARTIRGSALVERKRAYVDAARSMALPDRSILFRHILPNCLPPLIVVATMRVAYAIMLEATLSFLGIGLPVTQPSLGLLISNGFEYLLSGDYWISFFPGLALLMLIVGINLIGDALRDILNPRREG; encoded by the coding sequence ATGGCCGAGAATAGCTCAAACGCTGGCTCGGTGCATGCGAGCAAGGGGAGTGCAGGCAAAGGCGCATCGCGATCACCCTTCCGCCAGACGATGTCGGCCCTTCTGCACGACAAGCTTGCGCTGGCGGGCCTCATCATCGTTTCCATCTTCGTGGTTACTGCATTATTCGCGCCGTTGCTCGCCCCGCAGAATCCCTATGATCTGTCCCAGCTCGACATTCTCGATGGGCGCCTGCCGCCTGGCTCGCATAGCACGAGCGGCATGCTCTATCTGATCGGCACGGACGATCAGGGCCGTGATCTGATGAGCGCGATCCTCTATGGTCTTCGCACCAGCCTGCTGGTGGGCATATCGAGTGCGGCCGTAGCACTTGTCATAGGCGCTTCCATCGGGCTCGTCAGCGCCTATGTCGGCGGCCGCCTCGATGCTTTCCTGATGCGGGTAGTCGATATCCAGCTAAGTTTCCCCGCCATTCTCATCGCGCTGATCTTTCTCGCCATCCTCGGCCAGGGTGTCGACAAGATCATCCTGGCGCTCATCGTCACGCAATGGGCCTATTATGCCCGCACGATCCGCGGCTCGGCGCTGGTGGAGCGCAAGCGCGCCTATGTGGATGCCGCCCGCTCGATGGCCCTGCCTGATCGCAGCATCCTCTTTCGTCATATCCTGCCGAACTGCCTGCCGCCCCTGATCGTCGTTGCCACGATGCGCGTGGCCTATGCCATCATGCTGGAGGCGACGCTCTCCTTCCTCGGTATCGGTCTGCCGGTCACGCAACCCTCCCTCGGTCTGCTGATCTCCAACGGCTTCGAATATCTGCTCTCCGGCGATTACTGGATCAGCTTCTTTCCGGGTCTTGCGCTTCTCATGCTCATCGTCGGGATCAATCTTATCGGCGATGCGCTGCGCGATATCCTCAATCCACGGCGGGAAGGCTGA